AGTCCTTAAGGATGCAAAGTTAAGATACAAAGGATGCAATTGTCTTCTCACCACCTCTCACTTCTACTTTCCTCTTCACCCACCTCTGGGATGGCAGCTagtgagaagagaaataaaattcaacTCTACTGTCATTTGCACCAATCTGCACATAATGTACTAGCCATCAAGATTTAGGTTTTAAATCTTCACTTTAAAGGGCCCTACAGAGTCTCTGCAAAATTCAgaaaaccaacagttggatgtgttggacaaaggagaaaatagaaatgctGAAAGCCATTGAATCATTTAATAGTCTCCATAAACCTATTGTGAAGCAAAGTTTCATAAAGTGTGAAATGTAAGGGTGGAAATCACTGACAAGCAGGGAAAAATCCAGTTCCTTACAATAAAACAGAGCTGAGATTTGCGAGTGATCGCCAGGGTTGAGAAAGGCCTGACAGATATAATGGGCTAGAATGACCGATTACCTTAATGTGTTTCCAGGAGAAGCAGACTCAAGTGCTTAAGTGTCATAATCATTAGTAACTTAGGCTGAGTAGGATGATTATATCTACAATAATGCATTACACCAGCTCTTTTTCTCCAAGGGCTTCGATAtgctaatgagaaaagaaatgagcaaacTTCATTTAGATGTAATATCCTAAGAATGAAATTTCACAGatttcatattctctttttttttttaatgtttttgagagagagagacagagtgcaagtggggaagggtagagagagaaggagacacagaatccaaagcaggctccaggttctgtgctgactggggctcgaacccatgaaccgcaagatcatgatggatacttaaccgactgagccacccaagcgccccacagATTTCATGTTCTTATGAACAAttaatgaaatcatatttgtAACGTGCCAAAATTGCTTACCAAAGAGGCAATCCCAATCTGTACAGAAATCATCATAAAACccaaaaatacaaatgcaaactTTTTCCCACCtgcatttttagagaaaaaactaaaaccaaTTCTTTACACAGTCTCATCATCCTAGAATTGCTTCAGGCAGAGTTATATTATTTGGTTCTCACCAGTTTATGTTAAAGTTTCTGTTTAACCCCATTCTagaatttatatcttttataaagTAAATGCCTAGAGGTTACTACTTTTTTATGAAGTCATAATTAACTAAGATTCTAaacattaatttcttcatttcactgttttatttaaattttagcactttaaaaaattacagattctGTCATATATTCTAACCATTCATGTTAGGTGGAATCAGTAGCACCTCAACTGTCAGGAGGCACGGTCTGTGAACCTCATGTCAAATAGCTACGTGAGCAAATAGTGAGATAAACAAGTCATTCGTGGAGACAGAGGTGGAGCTGGGCTTGGTTAGGAATGAATCAGGCCATCCCACAGAGTAGGTGTCTCCTTTGCAAGTTGCTCTTCAGGGCACAATTAAATCCCTTATAAAAGGTTCAGCTCCCAGCTGCCCAGTACACTTGCCAGCAGTGTCAGCGAGCGCTCAACTTCCTTTGGTAAAGTGGGTAAGTCCCAGCCAATGGGGTCATATTTTTCTGTACAATTCATTTTCCAGCTGTAGTAGATGCTGGGTGGGGGTCAGGAGGATCTATGTACCAGAAAGGATCAGTATCTTACAGGGATATCAAACTCCCGCTAACTCCATGCCATTTTATAGCTGGAGCCATCACTTGAATGGAAACATGGCTCTTCTCCCAAgtctctgaattcttttttttttttaatgttttatttatttttgagagagagagagagacagagtatgagctgggcaggggcagagagagagggagacagaatccacaaagcaggctctagtctctgagctgtcagcacagagcctgacacagggcttgaacctgtgaaccacgagatcatgacccgagccaaggtcagatgcccaaccgactgagccacccaggtgccctcccccccacGTCTCTGAATTCTATAAGTTTGTTTGCATATTAGGGCGTGGAGAGTGGTTCATGTGTGACTCTTATGGGGGTTCATCTTCCTAAAAACTGCCATCTCAAGAAGTCACCAATCCTCAGTACTCCTTTTTTATGGTTCTACTCAATATGGGCCATCTTCATGTAGTTATGACATCTGAAGTATTGGAGTTGAGAAATAATTAAAGAAGCTAGCCAATAACTGAGTATTTGCAACATATCTGAGTTAATACAAATAACATGTACTCTGTTTTCTGCATTGTTATACCTGAATATTATAATGCCACTTTTGCCTAGGAAGAAGTGGTGCTTAATCTTAGAAATAGTGACTTATGAATTATCCTCATAGATCTCATATGTACTACATATGTTGGAAAATAATCCacattccctttttatttttctggttacCACCTAATGTTTTGCTGCCACAATTAGATCTACATGGCTTATATCCACCTTAAGATACTCTCAAATCTTCCTTCACCTTTTGGCtttcatttattctctttattcGACTTTAGAGGAAGATACTTATGAATAGCAacatatcaaatttaaaattctacaCTCAGATCACTATTTGATCTGAAATGTGCTAGGGagcaggaagagacagaagaaaaggatATGGATAATCCAGATTGACTAGACGATCAAAAGCTGACTACAGAATAGTCTGAAGATAATTCCCTAGCTTCAAATTTCTCAGGATCTGTCTTCCCCTTTCTAAGtacaatactgaaaaataaaatgctttgaaagCCCAGGTTGAAAATAACTACtgttaggacacctgggtggttcagtcagttaagcatctgactcttgattctggctctggtcataatctcaggttggtgagatcgagtccatgtagggctctgtgctgacagtgtggaacctgtttggggttctctctctccctctctctgtgcccctccctcacttacagttctctctctctctctctctctctctctcaaaatcaaaagaaagaaataaaataaaagaaaataaattactgttgTAAATTTAGGGCTCTGACTGAAACAGCATGGATGAAACCTCCCCAAGATGGGAAACAGAGTTTTAATTCTGAATCCTACTTTATTCTTCTAGATTTACTTGAACTTGAAGGAAGCGGAAAAAAATGTCTCCACTTCTGAAAAGCATCTTGGATATCACTGAAATTTTCAATCAATATGCCTTACATGATTGTGATGGGGCAGCACTAAGCAAGAAAGACCTGAAGAACCTCCTTGAAAGGGAATTTGGAGATGTCCTTCGggtaagaaataacaagaaaaggaaatctattGATTTAGAGTTATAAAATTTCTTCTCAGGAGAGATCATAGCAAAGAATGGTGACTTTGTATCCATTTTATACCATCACAGCTCTACACTACAGTCTTCATCTCTGAGTCTGAAGGCACTTAACAGGCATTGTAGTCTGAGTACTTAAAGAAGTTgctaacaagtatttatttcatGTACTTGATGGCAACGTCAATGTGAATGAACATTGGAAATTATCACCAAAGATGTCAGATCAAACTAAATttgaaaggaatttaaatttacttccaaagtttaataattaaaatcagtGTCTTCTCTAGTAAAATGGTGTTAACATAAACGTTTTCTTCTGTTTACAAACGTGGGATAAAAATCTATCAAGGGTACTATTTCAGACATAAATGGCTGCTgtaaaacttcaaaatttttcGTTGTTATTTCTCTCTTGAGGATGAGTTCATATTCACCCAGCTAAAAAGAACTTGAGTTCTTTTGATCAGCATTAAATTACAAGTTACAAAAATTTCCAACAAATGTATGCTTTAAAATGAAGTGTTCACATTTTACGTAGAGACAAGACTTGAAACACACTGGATGTTTTTCTAATTGCTTTCAATGTCTTCTGAGTGTCAGCATATCACAAAATATTCATTGTGTGTATGACTTAAAGTTTACTATTTGTAAATAGTACAttgtaaaatttttgttttcattttttcatagaGGCCACATGACCCTGAGACAGTAGATCTGATCCTGGAACTTCTGGATCGCGACTGTAACGGGCTCGTCGATTTCAATGAATTCCTCCTGTTCGTTTTCAAGGTGGCTCAAGCTTGTTATTACGCTCTCAGCCAGGTTTCCGGGCTGGATGAGAAGGGGGTCAGGTGTGAGGGAAAGGAGAACCCGTTACAAGATCCCAGGCAAGAAGACCAGAGATTTGAGCCCCGGGACAGACAACTggaagaacacaggcagaaaaGGCAGGAACTGGAGAGGGAGCTCGCAGAGGAAGACAAGCAGCGGCTGCAGAGGCGAGAACCGGAAGAGCgcctggaggaggaagagcagcTGAAGAGGCGCAAGGGTCGGGAGCCTGAGGAATTTCCTGACCGAAAGCAAAGGCAAGAGAGGCGGGAGCAGCGCGAGCTCCGGGAAGAAGAGGAGCAGTTGCAAAGGCAGACGCGGGAGCAGGAGGAGCCGCGGTTGCAGCAGGAGCTGAGGCGCGAGAAGCAGGACAGACGCGAGCAGACAGAAAGGCGCGAGCAGCAGCTGAGGCGCGGGGAGCCGCGCTTAGAGCAGGAGCTGAGGCGCGAGCAAGAGAGGCGCGAGCAGCAGGAGAGACGCGAGCAGGAACTGAGGCGCGAGCAGGAACTGAGGCGCGAGCAGGAACTGAGGCGCCAGCAGAGGCTGAGGCGCGAGGAGCAGGAGAGACGCGAGCAGATAGAGNNNNNNNNNNACGCGCGAGCAAGAGAGGCGCGAGCAGCAGGAGAGACGCGAGCAGGAGCTGAGGCGCGAGGAGTTGCTCTTTGAACAGGAGCTGAGGCGCGAACAGAAGAGGCGCGAGCAGGAGCTGAGACGCGAGCAGAGGCTGAGGCGTGAGGAGCCGCGCTTAGAGCAGGAGCTGAGGCGCGAGCAGGAGAGACGCGAGCAAGAGCTGAGGCGCGAGGAGTTGCTCTTTGAACAGGAGCTGAGGCGCGAGCAGGAGAGGCGCGAGCAGGAGCTGAGACGCGAGCAGCGGCTGAGCCGCGAGGAGCCGCGCTTGGAGCAGGAACTCAGGCGCGAGCAGGAGCTCAGGCGCGAGCAGGAGGAGAGGCGTGAGCAGACGCGCTTGAAGCAGGAACTCAGGCGCGAGCAGGAGGAGAGGCGTGAGCAGGAGGAAAGACGAGAGCAGGAGGAAAGACGCGAGCAGGAGGAAAGGCGAGAGCAGGAGCTCAGGCGCGAGCAGGAGCTGAGGCGCGAGGAGCCCCGCGTGGAGCAGGAGCTGAGGCGCGAGCAGCGGCTGAGGCGAGAGGAGACGCGCTTGGAGCAGGAGCTCAGGCGCGAGCAGGAGCTCAGGCGCGAGCAGGAGCTCAGGCGCGAGGAGCCGCGCTTGGAGCAGGAGCTGAGGCGCGAGCAGCGNNNNNNNNNNGCGAGCAGGAGGAGAGGCGCGAGCAGGAGGAGAGGCGCGAGCAGGAGCTGAGGCGCGAGGAGCCGCGCTTGGAGCAGGAGTTGAGGCGCGAGCAGCAGGACAGACGCGAGCAGGAGCTGAGGCGGGAGCAGGAGGAGAGGCTCCAGCAGGAGCTGAGGCACGAGCAGCAGCCTgctgaggaggaggtggaggcccGTGAGCGGGACAAGAGCCGCACCTCAAGGTGGCAGTGGCAGCTAGAAAGCGAGGCCGACGCCCGTCAGAGCAAGGTCTACTCCAGGCCCCGCAGGCAGGAGCAGCAGAGGCAACGCCAGGAACGCGAAAAGAGGCAGCGCCTGGAGCTCGAGCGGCAACTGCGGGAGGAGGACGCCGAGTGGCCAAGCCGGTCCGGGTCCCTCCGGGAGGAGCGCGAGCAGCGGCTGCGCCGAGAGGAGCAGGCACGcctgcaggaggaggaagagcagcGCCGAGACTTCAAATGGCAGTGGCAGGCGGAGGAAGAGAGCGAGAGGCGCCGCCAGAGGTTCTCCGCCCGGCCCCAGTTGCGGGAGCAGCAGGAGAGGCAGCTGAGGGCGGAGGAACTGCAGGATGGGGAACTGCTGCGTGAGGAGGCAGAGCAGCGTCGCCAACGACTCGAGAGGGAGCGGGAGCAGCAGATCCTCGAGGAAGAGAAGCAGCTCCGGTTGGAGCAGAGCCTCCAAGAGGATCAGGAGAGGAAGCTACGCCGGGAGGAGCAGTGCCGTGACCAAAAATGGAGGTGGCAACCAGAAGAGGAAAGCCAGAGACGCCGCCACACAGTCTACGCCAAGCCAACTCAACGAGAGCCGCTGAGGGAGGAAGAGCAGCTGCAGCGAGAGGAACTCAAGACAAGGAGGCGCCAGGAGCTGGAGAGACAATATCGGGAGGAAGAGCCGCTGAGGGAGGAAGAGCAGCTGCTAAGAGATCGGAGGCGCCAGCAGCGCGGCAGGCAGTATCTGGAAGAGGAAGAGCTGCAGCGCCTGGACAGAAAGAGGCAATTCCAGGATGAGGATCAGAGCCGCGATCTGAAATGGCAGTGgcaaccagaaaaagaaaatgaagttcgTAATCACAGGGTTTACTCCAAACGCAAAGTGAACGAAGAAAGGATCCGGCAACTCGAAGATTCCCAGGTTCGAGACAGACCATTCCGGCAGAATCGGTGGCTCCTGCAGGATGAACGGGATGAGAGAGcgcgagagaaagagaggaccCGGCAACAGCGCGACATGCAATTCCCAGCTGAGGAACTGCTGGAGCGAGAAGAGCAAAAGGAAGCCAAAAGGCGAGACAGGAAGTTCGGCGAGGAGGAACAGCAGCAGCGCCGCCGGGAACGTGAGCAACAGCTTCGCCAGGAGCGCGACAGAAAGTTCCGTGAGGAGGAACAGCTCCTTCAGGAAAGGGAAGAACAGCTGCGCCGCCANNNNNNNNNNGAGGAAGAGCTGCGCCGCCAGGAGCGCGACAGAAAGTTCCGTGAGGAGGAACAGCTCCTGCAGGAAAGGGAAGAACAGCTGCGCCTCCAGGAGCGCGACAGAAAGTTCCTCGAGGAGGAAGAGTTGCGCCGTCAGGAGCGCGACAGAAAGTTCCGGGAGGGGGAACAGAGGCTGCGCCGCCGCCGAGGACTAGATGGTACCCTCTCTCAGGAGGAGCAACTGAAGGGTGCTGAACAAGAGCAAGAGCAGAGCGtccagcaggagagagaagaaaagcgACACCGACAGGAGCAGGACAGGCAGTTCCTCGAGGAAGAAGAGCAACTGCCACGCGAAGAGCAGGAAGAGCTGAGGCGCCGGCAGGAGCGAGGCCAGCAGTACCTCGTGGAGGAGCAGTTTGCCAGGGAGAAGAGGCGCCGTCCGGAACAAGAACTGCGGCAAGAAGAGCAAAGACGCCGCCAGCGGGAGGAGGAACGAAGGCACCGCGGGCAAGTCTGGGAAGACGGAGACAGGGGCCGTTggcagactctggagccaggcaaGAGTCAGTTTGCCAGTGTCCCGGTGCGCTCCAGCCCTCTCTATGAATATATCCAAGAGCAGAGATCTCAGTACCGCCCTTAAGAGATGCTGCCAATATCCTGACACCTGCCAAAGCTtccagcaaaggaaaaagaaacactggATACCAAATGACTCAAATGTTTCTGGTTGTGGGAGAACTCTCTGATgttccaaaatcttttttttccaaaatcttaaACTACACTCATTTCATGTACCTTGTACTCTTGCCTTTTATTCTTCCTCAAGTAGTTCTTTACTGCAGGGTGTCTTTGCTCTTTGGTGCAGATGTGgtgtgcaatttttaaaaatctaaatcatTTAATTTGTTTAAGGAGTTTTGTTTCAGGAACGTTTATTGCTTTCGAAAGTAACAAGAATAACCCAATGATTTAAGATTCAAAAAAATTGGGTCTGTTTTTTTCAATGGTTGATTCATCTTATGGAGAGTTTAGATATTTTTTATGTTCcagttggcattttttttcttgagcctAAATTACACTAATATTTACCTCCAAATAGACTCTCATTTTTTTGGCATAATTAACACAGATTCTGCAAGGGGGCTGAATTTTTACAAGCCTTGAATACcgaagggcaggggaggagggagtgacTTCTACAGAAAAAATTCCCTGTGAAATCAGCTCCTAACTGGAAGAAATCTGAAGATTTAGCTTCAAAACgtagaatttgatttttttcatacttgATAAGCACTTAAAATctcctgagccaaaagcaaggtATTTCCCAAAAAACTCCAGAgctcaaaatttaaaactgtctACTGTAGTCTGTAGTGTTCAGTTCTTTTCCCCCCAATCTTTGATGAATTTGAGAATATTCCTACCTTTGTTCATTTTAACTGAGAGAGAACCTGCTCAAGATCCTATAAACATCTACTTCACTCTAGAGTCAAAAGGAGATCAAAGCATttttggggaaggaaagggaaaaatttgTGAACAGAAGGGCAAGTTCCCAGAAGCCCTTAGATGAGACCCATCAGCTCGCAATCCTTTAAGACCTATTGATACTACCTTGGAGACATTCTTGTTGAAATGATTGGACtgtgtaaaaaataaatgtttggcaAACAATTATTTTCGTCTGTTTTGATTATGCATCAAATCATGACATCTATTGGTCTGTAACTGATATAAGTTCCCACTAAGAAGTATTTGGCTACTATTATCCATGTCTAAATaggaaaaggggaggagaaaaactATTTTCCCCAACCATTTTTTCCTATTAGGTTGAACCCTACGTTATTTCCATACCCAAGCTATACAATTCTCTTTCCAAAGGCTTTTATTCTTGACCCCACAGCTTTCTGTGTCCTTTCTTGCAGTGGCTCACTGGTCATGACATTATTATTTGTATAATGTCATGGACTAGTGTTTGTTAATATTTCCTTCTAAGGCTACAGCAGCTTCTTGGTCTCTGATGTCTGATAAGCCAATAGTAAAAAATGGCCTGAAAGTCCAGCTCAGTATTATAGAAATTATAGATGACCTGTTGATTTAAGCAACATAATCCATGAGGTGACTTAGTCAGAAGATGCTTATACCAATCAGGCCAAAGTATCAAGTTGTTATCTAATAATCCAAATACCTCTGTATCACCTGCTGAAGTCTATATTTAGTATCCATACCTTAGTAACTAGGAATAAGTCCAAGAAGGCCCTGATCCAGGATAGAACCATTTCTAATTGTGAGGGTCATGGATGAGAAGATGTTCTAAGTTATAGACACTTAACATTTTTGATCAATGGTGCAAACAATAAAGCTAAGCCTGCAGCTCCTGAGAATTGATCTGGTAAAGTAACATTTTCTGCAAGGAACACCAGCCTTTCTCTCACTTTAACACAAATAGCAGATGCCCACCAAGGATAGAACCTGGGAATCCCCTGACCCTACCTTGAAACTTCATCTCTTTCAAATGATTTCTAACTGCAAAACTGTTTTCCCCTTAAGGTAAGCAtaagcttttctttatttaaggatcttcacaggggcgcctgggtggctcaatcagttgggtgtcagactttggctctggtcatgatctcacagttcatgggttcaagccccacatcagactctgtactaacagctcagagactagagtctgctttggattttgtgtctccctctctctctgccccttccctgttctctctctctctctctctctctcagtgggCACTCATCTCAGAGCCTCCTTATAAATGTCAGCCCCAGTATACTCCTGAAATATACACTCATCATCTAAGCAAGAGTTcaactataataaaaacaatcaaattcCTTCAGACTTCTTGTAGCACTTTACAAGATGAGGAAAGAGGTTCCAAAGAAGAAAGTACTGTTTCATCAGTTATAATAacatgtagttaaaaaaaaaaaaaaacagccagtTCATGCCCTATGGCTCCTTTTTTAGTTGCTGGCAAGCCAGTCTTCCTACTCCACCTGGATAATGCACATGTATGGACAGAACCTTGAGGCTGTTGGGCAACTGGCTGCTTAACTGTAAACTGGGAGCTCTATTAACATTACCTTggctgatggggtgcctgggtggctcagtcagttgggcatccgacttcagcttaggtcatgatctcatagttcatgagttcaagccccatcttgggctctgtgctgacacctcagagcctggaacctgctctgtattctttgtccctctctctctgcccctccccagctgaggctctgtctctccctcaaaaataaataaaaacatttaaaagaacaacaacaacaacaaaaacattaccTTAGCTGCTGCTGGGGAATGGGGTTGACAGTTTAATACATATGCTCTGTGATGAAAAAGCTAATTTCCATGTTATGTGCTGAATTATGTCCCCTCTATGggtttatatgttgaagtcctaaccctcaacATGTTAGAATGTAATCGTATTAGGATATACAGTATTTGAATAGGCAATTAAAttgaaatgaggtcattaggtgGGCCCTAATCTGATATGAATGATGTCCTTATatgaggaaatttggacacaaacacagagggaagataatctgagaacacaggaagaaaatggctgtctacaagccaaggataGAGATCcttggaacagatccttccctcacgGCCCTCAGAGGAAATGAACCctcccaacaccttgatcttataCTTCTAAtgtccagaactgtaagaaaacaaatttgtgttggttaaaccacccagtctgggCATTTTGTTATGATAGCACTAGCAAACTAACACAATGTAAGGTGAGGTTATATTGCTAGGGTAACATATCTGTATTGTAATTATAATGATCTTTATCCTTTGACATTGTACAAGCAGATCCTGTTTCCTTAAAGACACTACTgtggttcattttgttttgttttttaattttattttagagagagtgcaagtgggggagtagcagagagagagggagagagagaatctcaatcacgttgcatgcccagcacagagcccaatacagggctgaatcccatgaccctgggatcatgatctgagccaaaaccaagagttgaacactcaaccaactgagccacctacgcacCCCTCAAGGCACTATTTTATTAAATCTGCCATAGTTGCTATGGTGCAGTGGAAACAATGCTACAAGGAAtcaggttcattcattcattcagcaaatattgagtTCTTGCTATGTGCAAGGCTTTCTAAGGCAATGTGCATACAGTAGAAAAATAGTCCTTCTCGCCTGTTCCTTCACTTAACTATCTATGTGTCCTTGTGCAAGCCACTTAAGCTTTCTGGGCCTTATTTCATGTTTCAAACTATTAGGTTGAAATATCCATCACCAAGGTTATTCctaggactgaaaaaaaaattactttaattctAACGTTCACTTTGTTCGACTAAAAGTCTAAAAGCAACACAAATAATGTCTCACCCCAGCTTCTATCTTGAGctaagagaaagcaggaaaaagaactGATGGTGATCATCAGAGCCTAGTTCCAGCTTCAAAGATCTTTC
Above is a window of Panthera uncia isolate 11264 chromosome C1 unlocalized genomic scaffold, Puncia_PCG_1.0 HiC_scaffold_4, whole genome shotgun sequence DNA encoding:
- the TCHH gene encoding LOW QUALITY PROTEIN: trichohyalin (The sequence of the model RefSeq protein was modified relative to this genomic sequence to represent the inferred CDS: inserted 1 base in 1 codon; deleted 1 base in 1 codon; substituted 1 base at 1 genomic stop codon); the encoded protein is MSPLLKSILDITEIFNQYALHDCDGAALSKKDLKNLLEREFGDVLRRPHDPETVDLILELLDRDCNGLVDFNEFLLFVFKVAQACYYALSQVSGLDEKGVRCEGKENPLQDPRQEDQRFEPRDRQLEEHRQKRQELERELAEEDKQRLQRREPEERLEEEEQLKRRKGREPEEFPDRKQRQERREQRELREEEEQLQRQTREQEEPRLQQELRREKQDRREQTERREQQLRRGEPRLEQELRREQERREQQERREQELRREQELRREQELRRQQRLRREEQERREQXXXXXTREQERREQQERREQELRREELLFEQELRREQKRREQELRREQRLRREEPRLEQELRREQERREQELRREELLFEQELRREQERREQELRREQRLSREEPRLEQELRREQELRREQEERREQTRLKQELRREQEERREQEERREQEERREQEERREQELRREQELRREEPRVEQELRREQRLRREETRLEQELRREQELRREQELRREEPRLEQELRREQRXXXXEQEERREQEERREQELRREEPRLEQELRREQQDRREQELRREQEERLQQELRHEQQPAEEEVEARERDKSRTSRWQWQLESEADARQSKVYSRPRRQEQQRQRQEREKRQRLELERQLREEDEQARLQEEEEQRRDFKWQWQAEEESERRRQRFSARPQLREQQERQLRAEELQDGELLREEAEQRRQRLEREREQQILEEEKQLRLEQSLQEDQERKLRREEQCRDQKWRWQPEEESQRRRHTVYAKPTQREPLREEEQLQREELKTRRRQELERQYREEEPLREEEQLLRDRRRQQRGRQYLEEEELQRLDRKRQFQDEDQSRDLKWQWQPEKENEVRNHRVYSKRKVNEERIRQLEDSQVRDRPFRQNRWLLQDERDERAREKERTRQQRDMQFPAEELLEREEQKEAKRRDRKFGEEEQQQRRREREQQLRQERDRKFREEEQLLQEREEQLRRXXXXEEELRRQERDRKFREEEQLLQEREEQLRLQERDRKFLEEEELRRQERDRKFREGEQRLRRRRGLDGTLSQEEQLKGAEQEQEQSVQQEREEKRHRQEQDRQFLEEEEQLPREEQEELRRRQERGQQYLVEEQFAREKRRRPEQELRQEEQRRRQREEERRHRGQVWEDGDRGRWQTLEPGKSQFASVPVRSSPLYEYIQEQRSQYRP